CTTCACCGCTCTTTACAGGCAAGTTATGCTAATTTACTTTCATTTTTATACGATGATATTTGACTGAATACAAAACTTATTtacgaaattttattttttcattgtaCAACGGAATCTTGAATTGCTAATTTGTTTTCAGGCGAAAAAGAGAATGGTGAAATTGATCCAAAGAATAATACAAGAAAAGAGGGACAGGAGTACTGTTTCAACAGTAAGTGAAGACGTAGCTGATGTTTTGCTAAATGATACAAGTGAAGAACTAACAGATAATCTAATATCGGATAATATGATTGATTTGATGATACCTGGAGAAGATTCAGTTCCTGTCCTTATTACTCTTGCCATAAAATACCTTTCAGATTGCCCTGCTGCCCTCCAACAATTGACGGTATGTACTATAGTTCTTAGCAAGAATTTTTGTACAACGAGGAATCCATTGCAACGGATTAATATATACGGGTCTGGGGAGgttagtttgtacgcagaccttacccctaccctgggatagagagactgtttccgatagaccctcgactccctccctccaaaaactctcaccttgctcttggggtgacttgaactcacaacctcttggttggaagtggagggtgttcACCGCTAGAGCAACTACTCTTGTCATATACCAGTTGAATATATATAGGTTAAAGTATATATCATATATGTCACGACAAAAACTGACTTATCAAcaccttttaatttctttttttcatgttttttacTACTAATAATGATTAATGAGAATGACTCGTACTTGATTGTAGTTCTTTTGATCAATGGCAATTATTTTCCATTTAATTATTActagaattatttttttaattccatGGTGGTTTACAGGAGGAGAACCTGACATTAAAGAGGCTGAAAGAAAAGCAAGGAGAAACACTAGTGTGGAGCGATTATTTATCCTTACCATTTACACAAAACGTAAGTTATTTTTTTAATAGTATTTCAACTTTTCGGTGTAATAAACATAACTTTGCCATAATAAAGAAACTGATGAATAGTtggaattgttttttttttataggTGATATCAGAGACATTAAGAATGGGAAACATAATAATAGGGGTAATGAGGAAAGCAGTGAAAGATGTGGAGATAAAAGGATATTTAATTCCTAAAGGATGGTGTGCTTTGGCATATTTTAGATCAGTTCATCTTGATGATAATCTCTATGACTTTCCTTTTCAGTTTAATCCCTGGCGCTGGCAAGTAAGCAcaaacaaattaaattagtatGTTTAATTCTTGATGAGATTGATTTCGTGGAATTTTAATTAGCCAACTGAATTATATACCAAATCGCTATTAGACGCACTCtgaaaaggttgagtgtgtaaaatGATATTTGTCGTCAGAAAGTGTATAAGGAGGGATTTGATGCATAGTTCAGGTggctacttatgtattttgccttgcGAACAACTTCTTCCTAGAGggaaaattattttactttgatttaacttatatacatcgataatataaaaaaatattttagtaactTGGATCTTAAACTTTTGTAATATGATGATTACAGAACAAGGAAACGAACAACTATAACTTCACACCATTTGGAGGTGGACAAAGGCTGTGCCCTGGGCTTGACCTTGCTAGGCTTGAAGCTTCTATCTTCCTCCACCACTTTACTACTCAATTCAGGTACTTTTTACTGTAGATTAATTTTAATTAAGTATATCAATTGACCACAACCCTAAACTGTCCATTATAatgatgttatatatatatatatatatatatatatatatatatatatatatatatatatatatatatatatatatatatatcgatttagcttgtttgaggatAGAAGATTTAGTTGTTTTTTATTTATTCCAAAACTCTTACTGTGTGGTCAATACCGATTCTATGTTTGGAAAGTTGATAAGCTAATTCATATAGGTATATATTTGTCAGGTGCCCATCTAAACTGGAAGCGGTTATAGATCCTAGAGATAACAAAACTTCGTAAGAAAATATTTCGAGAACTATATGAAGATCAAATTAGGTCTCAAATCGATATTTTACTACTTCACAAGTTTTCTGTTCGACACAATATTCATACGGGCAATTATGAATTGTACCAATAAAAGCTGAATTTTGGTTAATTATATTGTATGTAGGGGTATCAAATACTCAAATGGACGGGTTGTGTCAATTTTGGGCGGGTCAAAATAGGTTGAGTCAATAATTGGGCCGGTCAAATGACCCGCCCGAAAGTTACTTGGGCTAAAATGGATTGGGTCAAGATTGTCTAAAATTTGGATAATAACCCAACCCGCCCAACTCTTATCAAGCTTTGCTTAATATGtgttattttcttatgaattgtataattactaaataagaatttttttcttttgttatggtcatatataacgtatcaaacaaaaaaaattatttctaagaTATTTTGGTAAAATTACTCATGGATTAATTTGGACTAAAAATCAGTCCAACTTTAAATGAGTTGAGATAGATTGGGTTAAGATAAACTGAGTTTAATAAATGGCGGGTCAATAACCAATCTAACCTTGGACGTATTGGGTGAGTCATTTGGGCTTGTGCCAAATTTGATAGCATTAATTGAATGCATGAAAAATTACATAATAATTGCAGGTGGGTGGCTGAGGAGGATTCCATTATCAACTTTCCAACTGTAAGAATGAAGAGGGGAATGCCAGTTTGGATTAAAAGGAGAGAGCAGACAACAACAGAGTAGACACTCAACTACTGCCCAATTAGTAAAGAAAAGATCATGCAACAACATCAACATGTTAGAAGAACTCAACACATTAGAAGATTTACAAGTACAACGTAACGAATTATACTAGAGAAAAAGCAGCTGCTTTTGCAACACACGTGTGGAGGGACTATTTAATTTGTCCTTTTCTTATGAATTTTTGCgcgcacacatatatatatatatacacactccaGTATTTAGATTTATACTTTTTCTGGGACCCCATTAGACATTTTCACTGATTTTACTTGTTTTCCACTCTCATATTCCACCTCTTGTCTGTAATCTGTACAAAtgctatatatataaaaaagaaaaggtgACCAAAAGGGCCAATCAATTTATGActataaactaaatattttatatgttatattTGGTAAGCAGCTATCGCTTTCCATTTATGAGTCTATATATGGGGCCATATACTAAGTTGTAATGGCATCATTTTAATCACTTTAATTTGGAAGCTTTAGAGTGAGTTTTACCTGTCCGTCTGGTTTCAATTAAAAGTTGATTACTATTTATAATCGTTTAAATAACTGTAGCTATCTGTGTTTCTATATCTGTCGCACCCCTTTTTCTACCCGCAAAGTAATATTGTGTGGATTAAagggtttttccaattaaagtgacaaaattgagtatgaattattttatttatagagtcgccacttttatttgaatctctaatcaaaggaagatttgactctattattattggtctacgaaaataaagtccgggtaagaaattctgttaatcggggagaaggtgtaaggcattccccgaattccgtggttatagcacggtcgcttttattgactaaaatttggcttgaattagtTTTGGATAAAGTGTGTATTATTTGCCTTAAGTTACTATTGTCTAGTGttgcttaataattaataattttgccCTAGGAGCGTGCAAGCACATAAAGtccttatttgattatatgtaCTAAAACAAAGAACGTGTCGGTACACATGGTTTAAATACAATTAATATTGAAAAGTCAAGGAGCGGGAATGCACACATGACTACTTTATTAAAAACAAAATCGACCAAGGACCGTGTATGAACACATGGTCTACATCTCAAACGTGCCTAAAATTGCctatcgcttaaattaattaaaaagcgattcttttttatttattacttgttcgactggaaaaaaaaatattattattaaaaataatttttactaaTGCAAGACATTAAATCCGGGTAAGCTTATGTTAAGCTTTCATGGTATTTGGccacttattttatttaacaaaagatAATTTATTGGTTTTAAAGAAAATGCCCATCTTGCTTTCTATTGTCATTGGACATAcaaattttagcttatttggACCATGTTGCTTAAGAGTCTCGATGACCAAGACAAACAAAATAACAAGTATTCTTCTAAGCCCAAATTGCTTCTTACATTGATGtccaaactaatttttttttcataaaagaaacttacatgctaattattatattttatcttcttAACCAACTATTTCTTAAGGACTAACATAATATTTCTACTCATCTACACCAATCATGGCACTAATCAAACTACACGCATTAACAACATAAAAACCACGACTaaatataaaaactacaaaaaacggTAATACTTCAATGCTAAAGAGAAGAACTATATTAAGTATAATATTATGTTGACTATAATTCAAAGCATCAAAATATTTGAAGCTAGAAGTCTTTCTTAGATAATTATACATGAACCATGAAAGTAACTCACGGAAAAGAGCCCGAACTAAACAAACACGGTTAAAAGTGGGGTCTTTATCTTTTCCTTAAACTAAGTAATCTTAACAGAAtacaatttcaatcacatatataaagaagaaaacgataatttaactaatttttaacaGATTTACATGATGATTACACTAATATAACATTCATCTTGAAACAAAATCAGATCTAATATGTTTTATCAACCAAACCGGGATCAAATCCTTCTTATTATCATCAAGAATCTGCAATATAAGAATTTAAAAGTTACATGGTTTGtggaataataaaatacagcagTGCAGCAACAAAAAGCTCAGCAGCAAATACAGTAGAAACAGCAACAACTCAAGTGTTAAGACaacccagaaaactcaacaaagatgcttgaaactggtagctatcaacttcacaaattgcctaagggatctttttatttttttcgaggTTTTTGCACTCAAATAATTCTCACAAAACACTGAAATTTCAGCTTGTTATATGTATTAAGctgctgatttttctcaaagatatATGTCTTTTAGCAACTCTCCAAGATGTGTCTCACTATAAGATAGAGTGTCACCCTTTTCAGTGAGTAAGGATCTCTGCATTCTAAGTGTAAGACAGTCCCTTTTATAGGAGAAAAGCAGCCCTTTCAATAGGCAAATAAAGTTAgatttttggacagattttggttcaccaaaaatttgtccaaaagactgactttgtgtgctaaaACACTGTTCAAGGTCTGTCCCAAAGGTGAAAGGACAACCTGAAAATCTGATGTGTGagaagcaaggagaaaaaatgTCCTTTCAGCTACCCTACTAGTAAAAGTAAGCTACTATTaccctattttgtgataaaataaactaaacttcagattttaaccatcaacaacaaactacttgctcaacacaaatcaaacttggacaaCTATGAACTGACAAAGCATAGACGAGACTAAAAACGTAATTGAACTAAGTATTAAAACCAACTTGATGGGAATGAATTGTATTTGTGCAAACTAATTACTAAACAAACAACTAAATTCACAAACTAATGCTCAAAACAGAACGAGCATCGTTAATAATCGAACAAAGactaacaacaactaaataatcGGCTAACTAAGTGAACGATTTAACTAATATACTAAAGATCATATTTAAATCAATAACGAATCTAACAAACCACTAAACTAAATAGAGATAgctaattaaataaacctaacttgaaactctaattaacaagaaataaccaaaacagaaaaaataaaaaaaatcagaaactaatctactaaataaaaaataaaataaaaattaattaaagagatgacGATTATACCTAACAAGTATGCTTGAAGCCGTTCGAGCCACGAGAAGACGCCGGAGATGCTAAAAGGCGACTACCCAACTCCGAAACGCATGTTTCTTTCGGGGTAGATGCTAGAATGAAATGCGTTTCAGCATCTCGCCAAAAGAAACGAGTGTCTTTGAGTCGAAAAATAGCTAAAATGGGGGTTTGCGGTGGTGAGGCGGTGGAGCCGTGGCGGCGAGGAGCGGGCCGGCGGCGACGGGGATTTTGGGGGTGAAATGGTAGGAAAAGATAGGTCTCGTGGAGCTCTATCCATTCATGTATGTGTTGTAGGGTGGTGTTGgccggagcttcaagaatttggaccaaaaagtggcggctaaaatttcttagatctaaaattcaaggagtttgagggtttttgaaggaattggtttggagatatgggaagaggaggttgtggagattatatggtgttaatttggaggtgtttggaggtggtccgccgccggtgggtgatttccggcggcggcggcggagagaagagagagagagagagagagagagagagagagagagagagagagagagagaagagagaaagagttatggGTGAAATGAGGgaattttttagatttttgaggctttaaatatctcttgagagatcaaatatggaccattagatcaatgggtgatcaatgggtgagatttgatcttgggtcacttaatgaaacgacgtagttttgaggcaaaactacgtcgttcCGGACCCTTTCAAAGGCAGccccttatcttgcacttttggccactttctctttcaaatttggcccaatttctttcttaatcctacttattaaactaaatttacacaaacaaataaattaattaagtaacttatttaaatgatcaattaactagattaattcaccaattgaatagttagttaattcctaaaatgcacaaataaagaaagaattattttttggtatttttatgataggaaatatgcaatcaaagacacaaaaattgggaaatataattaaagcaacaaaaccctaatgactttaggaggtgttaaaatagtacaaaaattaggtattcacagctgcccctctttgctcgagaacatgaagagttttcgtgcaaagaaaagtgaatgcCATGGCTAATTTTTGCTCTCATATTAATCCAAtgaaagcattttttttaaaatggtgaccgaaccctgcttccgaggtagcctacatatccttatttagaggaatcaggtcagtgtagttctgggaaaatttggtagctgggactaccagacactagatttaagactgttgttgttgtttttgttgttgttgttgttgttactgttacTTGATGCTTGcatcaaaaggaaaagagaaagaactaCATATGTCTGGAAACTAAGAATTACAAAATTCCTAATCTTTGTGTCTtgtggagtcaaatcttgattcttgacctgctcgctTGTGTTGACCTTAGAGTGGATCTTGATTCTCTTTGAGGAAAGGATCATGGCTCATTCTCGATTGCTTGCTTTCCGGATCAGAGTTTGGAAAAATGAAACTTGAGAAGCTGGGCTGCTGAGACATTATCCAAGCTAACTCCAAATATCTTGTGACCGAAAAACTTCTTTATTATGATGAGAAAGctgaaactgcaagctttaatcgTCACAACATGTGCTCTACGGCAGggcctgcaaagccatcaaagacaaacaaaacgaacaaaattttctgccccagtttggcactGAGAAAATTTTGCGAGTTATTGGGTAAAACTGCAGGTCAgcttattttatttgaaagatccAAAAATGAAACTAAAGGCTCCGAAAAGGATGTTCTTATCTTAGGTATAAAATTGATATAACTTGGACTTAGGAGGTGCGTGTCCCATGGGTATCATTGGAATGGCTGTGAGATTGAAGGACTCGAACTAGGAATTGCATCTCCTTGGAATAATGACTCATATTAGGGAGTGCATCTCCTATTAAAATGAATACGGTTGACTCaagctaggaagtgtgtctcctacgagtgaggttgaaagactcggactaggaagtgcgtctcctaggattaaTGGTTCatattaggaagtgtgtctcctattggaatgactcaagctaggaagtgcgtctcctacgagtgaggttgaaagacttggaggtaatgtaaccaggggttggcgccctgtatcagtGATAaagaatgtaactaggggttagCTCCCTGTATCACTACGAAAGAATGTAACCAGgagttggcgccctgtatcaataagggggaatataatcaagggttggcgcccaaactaggaagtgcatctcctacgagtgagattgaaagacttggagggaatgtaaccaggggttggcgccatgTATCACTAAGAATGAATGTAACTGGTGGTTGGAGCCAtgtatcactaacaaagaatgtaaccaggggttggcgccctgtatcactaagggggaatataatcaagggttggcgcccaaactaggaagtgtgtctcctacgagtgaggttgaaagacttggagggaatgtaaccaggggttggcgccctgtgtcactgagaatgaatgtaaccaggggttggcgccctgtatcactaacaaagaatgtaaccaggggttggcgccctgtatcactaagggggaatataatcaagggttggcgcccaaattaggaagtgtgtctcctacgagtgaggttgaaagacttggagggaatgtaaccaggggttggcgccctgtatcactgagaACGAATGTAACCAGGGATTGGCACCCTAtatcactaacaaagaatgtaaccaagggttggcgccctgtatcactaaaggggaatataatcaaggtttggcgcccaaactaggaagtgcgtctcctacgagtgaggttgaaagacttggagggaatgtaaccaggggttggcacccagTGTCACTGAGaatgaatgtaaccaggggttgacgcCCAGCGTCACTGAGaatgaatgtaaccaggggttgacgccctgtatcactaacaaagaatgtaaccaggggttggcgccctgtatcactaaggagTAATATAGTCAAGGGTTGGCACCATATATCAGTgagaaagaatgtaaccaggggttggcaccctataTTACTAAGAGAGAATATAGCTAGGGATTGGCACCCTTTATCGCTGAGAGGGAATGTatccaggggttggtaccctgtgttactgaaagaagtgtaaccaggagttggcaccctgtattactgagaaggaatgtaaccgggggttggtaccctgtattatcGAAAGGAaacgtaaccaggggttggtaccctgtattattaAAATAagtgtaactaggggttggcacccagtattactgagaaggaatgtaaccaggggttggtaccttgtattaccgaaaggaaatgtaaccaagggttggtaccctgtattattgaaatgattgtaatcaggggttggcacccg
This DNA window, taken from Nicotiana tabacum cultivar K326 chromosome 4, ASM71507v2, whole genome shotgun sequence, encodes the following:
- the LOC107816861 gene encoding 3-epi-6-deoxocathasterone 23-monooxygenase CYP90D1-like, with translation MDSTLWSLLATVLILFLISTLIIIFHRKFIIKPTSSIYIIQLPLGNLGWPFIGETLEFISCAYSDSPESFMDKRRHMYGKVFKSHIFGSPTIVSTDAEVNRSILQSDAKTFVPFYPKSLTELMGKSSILLINGSLQRRIHGLIGAFFKSPHVKARITHDMQKYVQQSMANWHENCPIYIQDQAKNIAFQVLVKALIGIDQGDQLEFLKSQFQEFIAGLMSLPINIPGSRLHRSLQAKKRMVKLIQRIIQEKRDRSTVSTVSEDVADVLLNDTSEELTDNLISDNMIDLMIPGEDSVPVLITLAIKYLSDCPAALQQLTEENLTLKRLKEKQGETLVWSDYLSLPFTQNVISETLRMGNIIIGVMRKAVKDVEIKGYLIPKGWCALAYFRSVHLDDNLYDFPFQFNPWRWQNKETNNYNFTPFGGGQRLCPGLDLARLEASIFLHHFTTQFRWVAEEDSIINFPTVRMKRGMPVWIKRREQTTTE